One window from the genome of Betaproteobacteria bacterium encodes:
- the phbB gene encoding acetoacetyl-CoA reductase: MTTQRIALVTGGMGGLGEAICMKLARMGIRVVVTYSPGNTKYKEWLKDMAARDYHFHAYPCDVSDFDSCHKAVEQVSNEIGPIDILINNAGITRDMTFKKMGKVDWDAVMKTNLDSVFNMSKPVVDAMVGRGWGRVINVSSVNAQKGAFGQSNYSAAKAGMHGFTKALALEVARKGVTVNTISPGYIGTKMVMAIPKEVLDSKILPQIPVGRLGHPEEVAGLCAYLASDEAAFITGANISINGGQHMY; this comes from the coding sequence ATGACGACACAGCGAATCGCCCTGGTGACAGGAGGCATGGGTGGCCTCGGGGAGGCCATCTGCATGAAGCTCGCCCGCATGGGCATCCGGGTCGTGGTGACCTATTCGCCCGGCAACACGAAGTACAAGGAGTGGCTCAAGGACATGGCGGCGCGCGACTACCACTTCCACGCCTACCCCTGCGACGTGTCGGATTTCGATTCCTGTCACAAGGCGGTCGAGCAGGTCTCGAACGAGATCGGCCCCATCGACATCCTCATCAACAACGCCGGCATCACGCGCGACATGACCTTCAAGAAGATGGGCAAGGTGGACTGGGACGCGGTCATGAAGACGAACCTCGACAGCGTCTTCAACATGTCCAAGCCCGTGGTGGACGCGATGGTCGGGCGCGGGTGGGGACGCGTGATCAACGTCTCGAGCGTGAACGCCCAGAAGGGCGCCTTCGGCCAGTCGAACTACTCCGCCGCCAAGGCCGGCATGCACGGCTTCACCAAGGCGCTCGCCCTGGAAGTGGCCAGGAAGGGCGTCACCGTGAACACCATCTCCCCGGGCTACATCGGGACGAAGATGGTGATGGCGATCCCCAAGGAAGTGCTCGACTCCAAGATCCTGCCGCAGATCCCCGTGGGCCGGCTGGGGCACCCCGAGGAAGTCGCGGGCCTGTGCGCCTACCTCGCCTCCGACGAGGCCGCGTTCATCACCGGCGCCAACATCTCGATCAACGGCGGGCAGCACATGTACTAG
- the phaC gene encoding class I poly(R)-hydroxyalkanoic acid synthase, whose product MHADSPTQHVMSGFSDAYRAWLESVSAKPQTLMDLQGKYMQEQMNLWMKAFQPEAKEAAPAAADKRFNSPEWNELPLFRFFRDSYLLTSKMMMQAVDEADMDAATKRRMRFFMRQYLDAAAPSNYLATNPEAIKAALESGGKTIEDGMKNLVDDMEKGRISMTDEAAFEVGRNVAVSAGAVVFENDLIQLVQYSPLTAKVHERPLVMVPPCINKFYIMDLQPENSLVRYAVEQGHTVFMVSWRNVKPPLDKLTWDDYLEMGVMAALDEAKAITGADKVNALGFCIGGTLLAAALAVLAKKRRKPVASLTLMTSLLEFSDVGEISVYIDKNFVEKREKKLAKGGIVPGAELASAFSSLRANDLVWSYVVANYLKGKQPPAFDLLYWNGDSTNLPGPMYAYYLRNTYTDNKLVQPDALTMCGEPVDLKRVDMPAFVFAAREDHIVPWKGGYESARYLGGPVRFVLGASGHIAGAINPVSKNKRNYWTHDRLGADPDQWFAQAKEVPGSWWVPWSQWLKPFGGKLVAARAKLGDAKHKPTEPAPGRYVKERAEIEK is encoded by the coding sequence ATGCACGCCGACAGCCCGACGCAGCACGTGATGTCCGGCTTTTCGGACGCCTATCGCGCCTGGCTCGAGTCTGTGTCGGCCAAGCCGCAGACGCTGATGGACCTGCAGGGCAAGTACATGCAGGAGCAGATGAACCTCTGGATGAAGGCCTTCCAGCCCGAGGCGAAGGAAGCGGCCCCTGCAGCGGCGGACAAGCGCTTCAATTCGCCCGAATGGAACGAGCTGCCGCTCTTCCGCTTTTTCCGCGACTCCTACCTGCTCACCTCGAAGATGATGATGCAGGCGGTCGATGAGGCGGACATGGACGCCGCGACGAAGCGGCGCATGCGCTTCTTCATGCGCCAGTACCTCGATGCGGCCGCCCCGTCGAACTACCTGGCGACCAACCCGGAGGCGATCAAGGCGGCGCTGGAAAGCGGCGGCAAGACGATCGAGGACGGGATGAAGAACCTCGTGGACGACATGGAGAAGGGCCGCATTTCCATGACCGACGAGGCGGCCTTCGAAGTCGGCAGGAACGTCGCCGTGTCCGCCGGCGCGGTGGTCTTCGAGAACGACCTCATCCAGCTCGTCCAGTACAGCCCGCTCACCGCGAAGGTCCACGAGCGCCCGCTGGTGATGGTGCCCCCGTGCATCAACAAGTTCTACATCATGGACCTGCAGCCGGAGAACTCGCTCGTGCGCTATGCGGTCGAGCAGGGCCACACGGTCTTCATGGTGTCGTGGCGCAACGTGAAGCCGCCGCTCGACAAGCTCACCTGGGACGATTACCTCGAGATGGGTGTCATGGCCGCGCTCGACGAGGCGAAGGCCATCACGGGCGCCGACAAGGTGAACGCGCTGGGCTTTTGCATCGGCGGGACGCTCCTCGCCGCGGCGCTCGCCGTGCTGGCGAAGAAGCGCAGGAAGCCGGTCGCGAGCCTCACGCTCATGACGTCGTTGCTGGAATTCAGCGACGTGGGCGAGATCAGCGTTTACATCGACAAGAACTTCGTCGAGAAGCGCGAGAAGAAGCTCGCCAAGGGCGGCATCGTTCCCGGCGCGGAGCTCGCGAGCGCCTTTTCCAGCCTTCGCGCCAACGACCTGGTCTGGTCGTACGTCGTGGCCAACTACCTCAAGGGCAAGCAGCCGCCCGCGTTCGACCTGCTGTACTGGAACGGGGACTCGACCAACCTGCCCGGCCCGATGTACGCCTATTACCTGCGCAACACGTACACGGACAACAAGCTGGTGCAGCCCGACGCGCTCACGATGTGCGGGGAGCCCGTGGACCTGAAGCGGGTGGACATGCCGGCATTCGTGTTCGCCGCGCGCGAGGATCACATCGTGCCGTGGAAGGGGGGCTACGAGAGCGCCCGCTACCTGGGAGGTCCGGTGAGGTTCGTCCTGGGCGCGAGCGGCCATATCGCGGGCGCCATCAACCCCGTTTCCAAGAACAAGCGCAATTACTGGACCCACGATCGCCTCGGCGCCGACCCCGACCAATGGTTCGCGCAGGCGAAGGAGGTGCCCGGAAGCTGGTGGGTGCCCTGGTCCCAGTGGCTCAAGCCCTTCGGGGGGAAGCTCGTGGCCGCGCGCGCGAAGCTGGGCGACGCCAAGCACAAGCCCACCGAGCCGGCCCCGGGACGCTACGTGAAGGAACGCGCCGAGATCGAGAAGTGA
- a CDS encoding ZIP family metal transporter produces MPVLAWILAACLAGGLLSVLLAALVAFRVQARLVPMLVSYAVGALLGAVFLDIVPHLFEQTVDYTGTAALILFGILGFFVLEKLLLWRHHHGDDAGHGLDQGAVHSHANEDDRGRSGWMIIVGDSFHNFTDGVIIASAFLADVKLGIVTSAAIVAHEIPQEVGDFLVLLNSGFSKKKALLLNALSSLAAVAGAMLGYFALSAAEAWVPRVLAISAASMIYVAVADLIPGLQRRTRLAETVVQVAFIGLGILTLWGVHLLIGHGH; encoded by the coding sequence CCTGGATCCTCGCCGCCTGCCTCGCCGGCGGCCTGCTCTCGGTCCTCCTGGCTGCCCTCGTTGCGTTCCGGGTGCAGGCGCGGCTCGTGCCCATGCTCGTGAGCTACGCAGTCGGCGCGCTGCTCGGTGCCGTGTTCCTCGACATCGTGCCGCACCTTTTCGAGCAGACGGTGGACTACACCGGGACGGCTGCCCTCATCCTGTTCGGCATCCTCGGCTTCTTCGTGCTCGAAAAGCTGTTGCTGTGGCGCCACCACCATGGAGACGATGCGGGCCACGGGCTCGACCAGGGCGCCGTCCATTCCCATGCGAACGAGGACGACCGGGGCCGGTCCGGGTGGATGATCATCGTGGGCGACTCCTTCCACAACTTCACCGACGGGGTGATCATCGCGAGCGCCTTCCTGGCCGACGTGAAGCTGGGCATCGTGACGTCGGCGGCGATCGTCGCGCACGAGATTCCCCAGGAAGTGGGCGATTTCCTCGTCCTGCTCAATTCCGGCTTTTCGAAGAAGAAGGCGCTGCTTCTCAACGCGCTGTCCAGCCTTGCCGCCGTGGCCGGTGCGATGCTCGGGTACTTCGCCCTCTCGGCGGCCGAGGCCTGGGTGCCCCGCGTGCTCGCGATTTCCGCCGCCAGCATGATCTACGTGGCAGTGGCCGACCTGATCCCCGGGCTGCAGCGCCGGACGCGGCTTGCCGAAACCGTCGTGCAGGTGGCCTTCATCGGGCTGGGCATACTCACGCTCTGGGGCGTGCACCTGCTCATCGGCCACGGTCATTAG